In one Anas platyrhynchos isolate ZD024472 breed Pekin duck chromosome 8, IASCAAS_PekinDuck_T2T, whole genome shotgun sequence genomic region, the following are encoded:
- the TMEM53 gene encoding transmembrane protein 53 — translation MGARGLEAAVVELAAGEARGSAAETGCQPVVILLGWAGCQDRYLAKYSAIYSQKGCTVIRYTAPWRTVFFSESFGIRSLRTPARRLLELLFAHSIDHRPVLFHVFSNGGVMLYRYILEALHTQRPFQHLKVLGTIFDSAPGRRNLRGSLRALAAVLVSMNVLLRYFLIFAFATTVVVLRILLYPLTRFIHESHYDALLKAPSRWPELYLYSQADAVISAHDVKHMADARQQLGVPVRAVDFSDSAHVSHMRAYPTYYSNLCVTFLSDCVRGSPR, via the exons ATGGGGGCGCGCGGGCTGGAGGCCGCTGTGGTGGAGCTGGCGGCGGGGGAGGCCCGCG GGAGCGCCGCGGAGACCGGCTGCCAGCCCGTGGTGATCCTGCTGGGCTGGGCGGGCTGCCAGGACAGGTACCTGGCTAAGTACAGTGCGATCTACAGCCAGAAG GGGTGCACCGTCATCCGCTACACGGCTCCGTGGAGGACGGTGTTCTTCTCCGAGAGCTTTGGCATCCGATCCCTCCGGACCCCGGCCAGGAGGCTCCTGGAGCTGCTCTTTGCCCACAGCATTGACCACCGGCCCGTGCTGTTCCACGTCTTCAGCAACGGCGGCGTCATGCTGTACCGCTACATCCTCGAGGCGCTGCACACTCAGCGGCCCTTTCAGCACCTCAAAGTCCTGGGCACCATTTTTGACAGCGCCCCCGGCAGAAGAAACTTGAGAGGAAGCCTTCGCGCCTTGGCGGCTGTCCTGGTATCCATGAACGTGCTGCTCAGGTACTTCCTCATCTTCGCTTTTGCTACCACGGTCGTCGTGCTGCGGATCCTGCTGTACCCCCTCACCCGCTTCATCCACGAGAGCCATTACGACGCCCTGCTGAAGGCGCCCTCGCGGTGGCCCGAGCTGTACCTCTACTCACAGGCGGACGCCGTCATCAGCGCCCACGATGTGAAGCACATGGCAGATGCCCGGCAGCAGCTTGGCGTCCCCGTGAGAGCTGTGGACTTCTCAGATTCGGCTCACGTCAGCCACATGCGGGCGTATCCCACCTACTACAGCAACCTCTGTGTGACTTTCCTCTCTGACTGTGTCAGGGGCTCACCTCGTTAG
- the ARMH1 gene encoding armadillo-like helical domain containing protein 1 isoform X2 codes for MASVKEQEAIRKLMVFLQEWDSGHKVARSRVLDSFIKSNNGKTEPELELEFSQGASLFLARLTAWLRMTYMHSTCLDKLLKSIGIFLSAAGGRRYLIEFLEIGGVMTLLEILGLNHLKEEDKRESVKLLQLVANAGRKYKELICESYGVQCLAELLATSTSAEAQEDAQVLLDSLGRGNPKYQHQVYKGLIAVLPCASPRAQQLALQTLGAMQELVGEAPPALLEPLLAVLGSAHLEVQHEALQLLPALLPLRVRPALLAALVAALTPPGHPALASRSESTADPNALCPREPTLAYIQQAAAAKAIGILAKESVEVAEELIQLNVVHGLMVAVGNMEHMPSQRHSSISLKYFVHTFPFVEEHMKNAVGDTLFQLFMDSPETWYTKMDQAQAEELASSILDIPKDMGRKQSTEEVQGSTPISFSWRLH; via the exons ATGGCTTCTGTCAAAGAGCAGGAGGCCATCAGGAAGCTCATGGTTTTCCTGCAAGAATGGGACAGTGGTCACAAAGTTGCTCGAAGCCGCGTCCTGGACAGCTTCATCAAAAGCAATAATGGCAAGACAGAaccagagctggagctggaatTCTCCCAGGGAGCCAGCTTGTTTCTGGCTCGCCTGACAGCGTGGCTCAGGATGAC CTACATGCACAGCACGTGCCTTGACAAGCTGCTCAAGTCTATTGGCATCTTCTTATCTGCTGCAGGCGG gcgcAGATACCTTATTGAATTTCTGGAGATCGGAGGTGTCATGACTCTCCTGGAAATACTAGGGCTGAACCACCTGAAAGAAGAGGACAAAAGGGAGTCTGTCAAGCTGCTCCAGCTCGTCGCAAACGCTGGCAGGAAGTATAAGGAGCTCATTTGTGAGAGCTACG GGGTGCAATGCCTTGCCGAGTTGTTGGCCACCTCCACCTCAGCAGAGGCTCAAGAGGACGCGCAGGTTCTGCTGGACTCCCTGGGCCGCGGCAACCCCAAGTACCAGCACCAAGTCTACAAAGGCCTCATCGCGGTGCTGCCGTGCGCCTCCCCCCgagcccagcagctggctcTGCAGACACTGGGGGCGATGCAG GAGCTGGTGGGAGAGGCGCCCCCCGCGCTGCTGGAGCCCCTGCTGGCCGTGCTGGGCTCGGCGCACCTGGAGGTGCAGCACGAAG ccctgcagctgctgccggCCCTGCTGCCCCTCCGTGTCCGCCCGGCCCTGCTGGCGGCGCTGGTGGCCGCGTTGACGCCTCCCGGGCACCCAGCGCTCGCCTCCCGCAGCGAGAGCACCGCAG ACCCAAACGCGCTGTGCCCGAGGGAGCCAACGCTGGCGTACATTCAGCAGGCAGCTGCCGCAAAAGCCATTGG CATATTAGCCAAGGAGTCAGTAGAAGTGGCTGAAGAGCTGATCCAACTGAACGTGGTGCATGGCCTGATGGTCGCTGTGGGGAACATGGAACATATGCCCAGCCAGAGACACAGCAGCATCTCCCTGAAG TACTTTGTCCATACATTTCCCTTTGTGGAAGAGCACATGAAGAATGCAGTAGGGGACACACTTTTCCAGCTCTTTATG GACAGTCCTGAGACCTGGTACACAAAAATGGATCAAGCCCAGGCTGAAGAACTGGCCTCCAGTATACTGGACATCCCCAAAGACATGGGAAGGAAGCAGTCCACAGAAg
- the ARMH1 gene encoding armadillo-like helical domain containing protein 1 isoform X1 — translation MASVKEQEAIRKLMVFLQEWDSGHKVARSRVLDSFIKSNNGKTEPELELEFSQGASLFLARLTAWLRMTYMHSTCLDKLLKSIGIFLSAAGGRRYLIEFLEIGGVMTLLEILGLNHLKEEDKRESVKLLQLVANAGRKYKELICESYGVQCLAELLATSTSAEAQEDAQVLLDSLGRGNPKYQHQVYKGLIAVLPCASPRAQQLALQTLGAMQELVGEAPPALLEPLLAVLGSAHLEVQHEALQLLPALLPLRVRPALLAALVAALTPPGHPALASRSESTADPNALCPREPTLAYIQQAAAAKAIGILAKESVEVAEELIQLNVVHGLMVAVGNMEHMPSQRHSSISLKYFVHTFPFVEEHMKNAVGDTLFQLFMDSPETWYTKMDQAQAEELASSILDIPKDMGRKQSTEEVWTSACLLVDTAASSLKSPSPGLQSHFLQIQRYNRTWTFLIVLRHQTCMHCPSQSF, via the exons ATGGCTTCTGTCAAAGAGCAGGAGGCCATCAGGAAGCTCATGGTTTTCCTGCAAGAATGGGACAGTGGTCACAAAGTTGCTCGAAGCCGCGTCCTGGACAGCTTCATCAAAAGCAATAATGGCAAGACAGAaccagagctggagctggaatTCTCCCAGGGAGCCAGCTTGTTTCTGGCTCGCCTGACAGCGTGGCTCAGGATGAC CTACATGCACAGCACGTGCCTTGACAAGCTGCTCAAGTCTATTGGCATCTTCTTATCTGCTGCAGGCGG gcgcAGATACCTTATTGAATTTCTGGAGATCGGAGGTGTCATGACTCTCCTGGAAATACTAGGGCTGAACCACCTGAAAGAAGAGGACAAAAGGGAGTCTGTCAAGCTGCTCCAGCTCGTCGCAAACGCTGGCAGGAAGTATAAGGAGCTCATTTGTGAGAGCTACG GGGTGCAATGCCTTGCCGAGTTGTTGGCCACCTCCACCTCAGCAGAGGCTCAAGAGGACGCGCAGGTTCTGCTGGACTCCCTGGGCCGCGGCAACCCCAAGTACCAGCACCAAGTCTACAAAGGCCTCATCGCGGTGCTGCCGTGCGCCTCCCCCCgagcccagcagctggctcTGCAGACACTGGGGGCGATGCAG GAGCTGGTGGGAGAGGCGCCCCCCGCGCTGCTGGAGCCCCTGCTGGCCGTGCTGGGCTCGGCGCACCTGGAGGTGCAGCACGAAG ccctgcagctgctgccggCCCTGCTGCCCCTCCGTGTCCGCCCGGCCCTGCTGGCGGCGCTGGTGGCCGCGTTGACGCCTCCCGGGCACCCAGCGCTCGCCTCCCGCAGCGAGAGCACCGCAG ACCCAAACGCGCTGTGCCCGAGGGAGCCAACGCTGGCGTACATTCAGCAGGCAGCTGCCGCAAAAGCCATTGG CATATTAGCCAAGGAGTCAGTAGAAGTGGCTGAAGAGCTGATCCAACTGAACGTGGTGCATGGCCTGATGGTCGCTGTGGGGAACATGGAACATATGCCCAGCCAGAGACACAGCAGCATCTCCCTGAAG TACTTTGTCCATACATTTCCCTTTGTGGAAGAGCACATGAAGAATGCAGTAGGGGACACACTTTTCCAGCTCTTTATG GACAGTCCTGAGACCTGGTACACAAAAATGGATCAAGCCCAGGCTGAAGAACTGGCCTCCAGTATACTGGACATCCCCAAAGACATGGGAAGGAAGCAGTCCACAGAAg AGGTGTGGACCAGTGCCTGTCTGTTAGTGGATACAGCGGCCTCCTCTTTGAAATCTCCAAGCCCTGGGCTACAGTCACATTTTTTGCAGATACAGAGGTACAACAGGACATGGACTTTTCTTATTGTTTTAAGGCATCAAACCTGCATGCACTGCCCATCTCAATCATTCTAA
- the ARMH1 gene encoding armadillo-like helical domain containing protein 1 isoform X3, with product MASVKEQEAIRKLMVFLQEWDSGHKVARSRVLDSFIKSNNGKTEPELELEFSQGASLFLARLTAWLRMTYMHSTCLDKLLKSIGIFLSAAGGRRYLIEFLEIGGVMTLLEILGLNHLKEEDKRESVKLLQLVANAGRKYKELICESYGVQCLAELLATSTSAEAQEDAQVLLDSLGRGNPKYQHQVYKGLIAVLPCASPRAQQLALQTLGAMQELVGEAPPALLEPLLAVLGSAHLEVQHEALQLLPALLPLRVRPALLAALVAALTPPGHPALASRSESTADPNALCPREPTLAYIQQAAAAKAIGILAKESVEVAEELIQLNVVHGLMVAVGNMEHMPSQRHSSISLKYFVHTFPFVEEHMKNAVGDTLFQLFMDSPETWYTKMDQAQAEELASSILDIPKDMGRKQSTEGD from the exons ATGGCTTCTGTCAAAGAGCAGGAGGCCATCAGGAAGCTCATGGTTTTCCTGCAAGAATGGGACAGTGGTCACAAAGTTGCTCGAAGCCGCGTCCTGGACAGCTTCATCAAAAGCAATAATGGCAAGACAGAaccagagctggagctggaatTCTCCCAGGGAGCCAGCTTGTTTCTGGCTCGCCTGACAGCGTGGCTCAGGATGAC CTACATGCACAGCACGTGCCTTGACAAGCTGCTCAAGTCTATTGGCATCTTCTTATCTGCTGCAGGCGG gcgcAGATACCTTATTGAATTTCTGGAGATCGGAGGTGTCATGACTCTCCTGGAAATACTAGGGCTGAACCACCTGAAAGAAGAGGACAAAAGGGAGTCTGTCAAGCTGCTCCAGCTCGTCGCAAACGCTGGCAGGAAGTATAAGGAGCTCATTTGTGAGAGCTACG GGGTGCAATGCCTTGCCGAGTTGTTGGCCACCTCCACCTCAGCAGAGGCTCAAGAGGACGCGCAGGTTCTGCTGGACTCCCTGGGCCGCGGCAACCCCAAGTACCAGCACCAAGTCTACAAAGGCCTCATCGCGGTGCTGCCGTGCGCCTCCCCCCgagcccagcagctggctcTGCAGACACTGGGGGCGATGCAG GAGCTGGTGGGAGAGGCGCCCCCCGCGCTGCTGGAGCCCCTGCTGGCCGTGCTGGGCTCGGCGCACCTGGAGGTGCAGCACGAAG ccctgcagctgctgccggCCCTGCTGCCCCTCCGTGTCCGCCCGGCCCTGCTGGCGGCGCTGGTGGCCGCGTTGACGCCTCCCGGGCACCCAGCGCTCGCCTCCCGCAGCGAGAGCACCGCAG ACCCAAACGCGCTGTGCCCGAGGGAGCCAACGCTGGCGTACATTCAGCAGGCAGCTGCCGCAAAAGCCATTGG CATATTAGCCAAGGAGTCAGTAGAAGTGGCTGAAGAGCTGATCCAACTGAACGTGGTGCATGGCCTGATGGTCGCTGTGGGGAACATGGAACATATGCCCAGCCAGAGACACAGCAGCATCTCCCTGAAG TACTTTGTCCATACATTTCCCTTTGTGGAAGAGCACATGAAGAATGCAGTAGGGGACACACTTTTCCAGCTCTTTATG GACAGTCCTGAGACCTGGTACACAAAAATGGATCAAGCCCAGGCTGAAGAACTGGCCTCCAGTATACTGGACATCCCCAAAGACATGGGAAGGAAGCAGTCCACAGAAg GTGATTAG